Proteins co-encoded in one Neodiprion lecontei isolate iyNeoLeco1 chromosome 3, iyNeoLeco1.1, whole genome shotgun sequence genomic window:
- the LOC107224912 gene encoding partitioning defective protein 6 yields MSKNKLHHRVDNGIVEVKSKFDAEFRRFSLNRNETIRYEDFKNLLAKLHQLDADFSFLISYTDPRDGDLLPINNDDNLGRALLTAKPVLRIIIQRKGDSLEEMNGYGTMKPRNLISSILGGTPGKPKSLAISNPHDFRQVSAIIDVDILPETCRRVRLLKHGSDKPLGFYIRDGSSVRVLPPSAGGGIEKVPGIFISRLVPGGLAESTGLLAVNDEVLEVNGIEVAGKTLDQVTDMMVANSSNLIITVKPANQRGALAAPRRGSFSRNSQLSSGSHQSTQSAATGSDEDADEIVDLTGVTLHDDASTSHHQHPHHHHHHHHNHFNHDQGVLHL; encoded by the exons ATGTCAAAGAATAAACTCCACCATCGCGTGGACAACGGCATCGTCGAAGTGAAGAGTAAG TTTGACGCTGAATTCAGAAGATTCTCGCTGAACAGAAATGAAACAATTAGATATGAGGACTTTAAAAATCTTCTGGCAAAGTTACACCAATTGGATGcagattttagttttttaatcTCATACACGGACCCAAGAGATGGAGATCTACTTCCTATAAACAACGATGATAATTTGGGTAGAGCGCTGCTTACTGCTAAGCCAGTCCTCAGAATCATCATTCAACGCAAAG GGGACAGTTTGGAAGAAATGAATGGGTATGGAACCATGAAACCACGGAATTTAATATCAAGTATTTTAGGTGGAACACCTGGGAAACCAAAATCTTTGGCAATATCGAATCCCCATGATTTCAGACAG GTTTCCGCTATCATCGATGTGGATATTTTGCCAGAGACGTGCAGACGTGTTCGGCTTTTGAAGCACGGTTCAGATAAGCCTCTCGGTTTTTACATCAGAGATGGGAGTAGTGTGAGAGTATTACCCCCTTCCGCTGGTGGAGGAATTGAGAAAGTACCAGGAATATTTATCAGTAGATTGGTTCCTGGCGGCCTTGCTGAAAGTACAGGCCTTCTTGCAGTGAATGACGAAGTGCTGGAAGTAAACGGAATAGAAGTAGCTGGAAAAACTCTAGATCAG GTAACTGATATGATGGTGGCAAATTCATCGAATCTGATAATAACGGTGAAACCAGCCAATCAGCGAGGTGCCTTGGCTGCCCCAAGACGTGGTTCATTTTCTCGTAACAGTCAACTTTCGTCGGGCAGTCACCAATCAACACAGAGCGCAGCAACAGGCAGTGACGAAGATGCTGATGAAATTGTAGATTTAACTGGAGTAACACTACATGATGATGCATCAACTTCGCATCATCAACACCCacatcaccaccaccaccatcatcaCAACCACTTCAATCATGACCAAGGTGTATTGCATCTTTAG